The Chryseobacterium aureum genome contains a region encoding:
- a CDS encoding cupin domain-containing protein, translating into MIHNKENSEHYIWGNQCDSWVLKNTQNVSIKQEKMPAGTSEKLHYHKVAEQFFYILKGEAVFRINEEKFWVGQGESISIEAGSKHCISNESAEEIEFLVISNPSTDHDRIEIKE; encoded by the coding sequence ATGATACATAATAAAGAAAATTCAGAACATTATATCTGGGGAAACCAATGTGACAGCTGGGTTCTTAAAAACACGCAAAACGTATCCATAAAACAGGAGAAAATGCCTGCGGGAACTTCAGAGAAACTTCATTATCACAAAGTGGCAGAACAGTTTTTCTACATCCTGAAAGGAGAAGCGGTTTTCCGCATCAATGAAGAGAAATTTTGGGTAGGTCAGGGAGAATCTATTTCTATTGAAGCGGGATCAAAACATTGTATCTCCAATGAATCTGCTGAAGAAATCGAGTTTTTAGTCATATCAAATCCTTCTACGGATCATGACAGAATTGAAATTAAAGAATAA
- a CDS encoding acyltransferase family protein codes for MNTEHSIKKVIFAGNKIQMQDITKNNFDFIRVLLAFIVFLGHLGTLSASPDLKILEHSPIEIAVFGFFAVSGFLIARSYDRSSSVKSYVKKRIKRIVPAYLLVIFLCAILLSLVSTYSFTEYFSNTQVYKYLFWNSLFLNFKAPWLPGVFGNQAVNGALWTLKIEMCYYFSVPLLFLLFGKNNKYRNISLIVLYFLSLIYLNYFESLNKISIAKQLPGTLSYFIPGMLIYFNFDKFIQHKNIIFIIAFATVWIDLFLNIQLFSPMMIGVIVMYIAYSFKFLNNFGKYGDFTYGIYIFHFPIIRTFQTLGLFEDYNPFVMALVCMLVVIAVGVSSWHFYEKRFL; via the coding sequence ATGAACACTGAACATTCTATTAAAAAAGTTATTTTTGCAGGAAACAAAATACAAATGCAGGATATAACGAAAAACAATTTTGACTTTATACGTGTTCTCCTCGCCTTTATTGTCTTTCTTGGACATCTTGGCACCCTCAGCGCTTCTCCTGATCTCAAGATTCTTGAGCACAGCCCAATCGAAATTGCCGTTTTCGGTTTCTTTGCAGTGAGCGGATTCCTTATTGCGAGAAGCTATGACAGGTCATCAAGCGTGAAAAGTTATGTAAAAAAGAGAATCAAAAGAATTGTTCCCGCTTACTTATTGGTTATTTTTTTATGTGCAATTTTATTAAGTTTGGTAAGCACCTATTCTTTCACCGAATATTTCAGTAATACACAGGTTTACAAATACCTTTTCTGGAATTCATTATTTTTAAATTTTAAAGCGCCCTGGCTTCCCGGAGTTTTTGGAAATCAGGCAGTAAATGGCGCCCTATGGACACTGAAAATAGAAATGTGCTATTATTTCTCTGTTCCTTTGCTGTTTCTGCTTTTCGGAAAGAATAATAAATACAGAAATATAAGCTTGATTGTTTTATACTTCCTTTCCCTTATTTATCTCAATTATTTTGAATCTTTAAATAAAATTTCGATCGCCAAACAGCTTCCCGGAACACTATCCTATTTTATCCCCGGAATGCTGATTTACTTTAATTTTGACAAATTCATCCAACATAAAAATATCATTTTCATCATTGCATTCGCCACCGTGTGGATTGATTTATTTTTAAATATCCAGCTTTTCTCCCCAATGATGATCGGGGTAATAGTCATGTATATTGCCTATTCATTCAAGTTCTTAAACAATTTCGGAAAATATGGTGATTTCACCTACGGAATCTATATTTTCCACTTTCCAATTATCAGAACTTTCCAGACTTTAGGATTGTTTGAGGATTACAATCCGTTTGTAATGGCTTTGGTATGTATGCTGGTGGTGATTGCCGTAGGGGTAAGTTCCTGGCATTTTTATGAAAAAAGATTTTTATAA
- a CDS encoding C40 family peptidase, translated as MNKGICIVTVAPVRAENSDRAEIVTEILFGESADILEVDKNWTKIKMHYDGYEGWMDTKQLKPVTEEELAKRKVTVVTEDFSSVLMNDGKTLLSMGSEVEFPVVASRRSHDVRESIALTAKEFLNVPYLWGGKSFFAVDCSGFTQLVYKIHNIKIPRDASQQAEVGEALTFVEETQPGDLAFFENAEGKIIHVGIMLDNQKIIHASGKVRIDTLDSTGIFNKEMNKHTHKLRVLKSVI; from the coding sequence ATGAATAAAGGAATTTGTATTGTTACAGTAGCGCCGGTTCGTGCAGAAAATTCTGACAGAGCTGAAATTGTGACGGAAATATTGTTTGGAGAAAGTGCAGATATTTTGGAAGTAGATAAAAACTGGACCAAAATAAAAATGCATTATGATGGCTATGAGGGATGGATGGATACCAAACAGCTGAAACCGGTAACAGAAGAAGAGCTTGCCAAAAGAAAAGTTACTGTTGTTACTGAAGATTTCTCTTCCGTATTAATGAATGACGGAAAGACTTTACTTTCCATGGGTTCAGAAGTGGAATTTCCGGTGGTGGCATCCAGAAGAAGCCATGATGTGCGGGAAAGTATCGCGCTTACGGCAAAAGAATTCCTTAACGTACCTTATCTGTGGGGCGGCAAAAGCTTTTTTGCAGTAGACTGTTCAGGCTTTACTCAACTGGTCTATAAAATCCACAATATTAAAATTCCGAGAGATGCGTCACAGCAGGCTGAGGTAGGAGAAGCACTTACTTTTGTAGAAGAAACACAGCCCGGCGATCTTGCTTTCTTTGAAAATGCCGAAGGAAAAATTATCCACGTAGGAATTATGCTGGACAATCAAAAAATTATCCATGCTTCAGGAAAAGTAAGAATAGATACGCTGGATTCCACTGGAATTTTCAATAAAGAAATGAATAAGCATACTCATAAACTGAGAGTATTGAAAAGCGTAATTTAA
- a CDS encoding glycosyltransferase family 2 protein — MKDLVSIITPCYNSAEFIEETIQSVLNQSYENWEWLITDDLSKDNTIEILKKYNDPRIKLHVLEKNGGAGNARNKSLERANGRYIAFLDSDDLWYPEYLETMITFLQENNAELAYCNYSRCDEYTMEPILKDFEADKIVTFSNLLKTCRLAPVSTIYDTRRVGKFFFPVKSKREDHVMWLNLLKVIPKGYPVKKTMAKYRMRENSVSRNKKNIIKDQYLVYKDFMGFSTVKSLYYTANWALNGFMKYSKIFN, encoded by the coding sequence ATGAAAGATCTTGTCTCCATTATCACGCCTTGCTACAATTCCGCAGAATTTATCGAGGAAACCATCCAGTCTGTCCTGAACCAATCCTATGAAAACTGGGAGTGGCTGATCACAGATGATTTGTCTAAAGACAACACCATAGAAATTCTAAAAAAATATAACGATCCCAGAATAAAACTGCATGTATTAGAGAAAAACGGCGGTGCAGGAAATGCAAGAAATAAAAGTCTTGAAAGAGCTAACGGAAGGTATATCGCATTTCTGGATTCCGATGATTTGTGGTATCCTGAATACCTGGAAACCATGATTACTTTTCTTCAGGAAAACAATGCAGAACTGGCCTATTGCAATTACTCAAGGTGTGATGAATATACCATGGAACCTATTTTAAAAGATTTTGAAGCTGATAAAATTGTGACCTTCTCTAATTTACTTAAAACCTGCAGGCTGGCTCCGGTTTCCACTATTTACGACACCAGAAGAGTCGGAAAATTTTTCTTTCCGGTAAAAAGCAAACGTGAAGATCATGTCATGTGGCTGAATTTATTGAAAGTCATTCCCAAAGGATATCCTGTAAAAAAGACGATGGCCAAATACAGAATGCGTGAAAACAGTGTTTCAAGAAATAAAAAAAATATCATCAAAGATCAGTATCTTGTGTATAAAGATTTCATGGGCTTCTCCACCGTAAAATCATTGTATTATACGGCTAACTGGGCGTTAAACGGATTCATGAAATATTCGAAAATATTTAATTAA
- a CDS encoding calponin homology domain-containing protein — MEYSKEFKAALSAFSGADKDKLIFRLLRKDKLLSKKLYFELIDPETTDDKRNSMEEHVEEQVLLASKYVGNAKYFLSTVRKISAEITEHVKITIDKFGEVSLNLLLVNKILENNSDLGRQRFDNVYKLYIYIINKVFKSLVLIKKLDEDYWMEIDEYLRDTQNKLLENHYLQKLCINNGLDFNWLECEKIPENIGQIMKEIKSQGFLR; from the coding sequence ATGGAATATTCTAAAGAGTTTAAAGCTGCTCTGAGTGCTTTTTCAGGTGCCGATAAAGACAAACTTATTTTCAGACTTCTGAGAAAGGATAAGCTATTGTCTAAAAAGCTTTACTTTGAACTGATTGATCCGGAAACCACGGATGACAAAAGAAATTCCATGGAAGAACACGTGGAGGAACAGGTTCTCCTGGCTTCGAAATATGTGGGAAATGCCAAATATTTCCTGTCTACCGTAAGAAAAATAAGTGCTGAAATTACTGAACATGTAAAAATCACTATTGACAAATTCGGGGAGGTTTCACTGAATCTTCTTCTTGTCAACAAGATATTGGAAAACAACAGTGATCTCGGCAGACAAAGATTTGACAATGTTTACAAGCTTTATATCTATATCATCAATAAAGTCTTTAAATCATTGGTCCTGATTAAAAAACTAGACGAAGATTACTGGATGGAAATTGATGAATATCTTCGTGATACTCAGAATAAACTTTTAGAGAATCACTATCTTCAGAAACTTTGTATTAACAATGGTCTTGACTTCAATTGGCTGGAATGTGAAAAAATTCCTGAAAACATTGGCCAGATCATGAAAGAGATTAAAAGCCAGGGTTTCCTAAGATAA
- a CDS encoding ExbD/TolR family protein, translated as MAEVQVQEKGGKGGKVRSKKQSTRVDMTPMVDLGFLLITFFMFTTTFSKPNVMDLGLPAKPKDEKQKPPPTEIKLSNSISILLGKNNRVFWHQQDATSLNDQTLMETTLDREGIRKVIQQAKSRAADQTKFTVIIKPTDDAVYKNFVDILDEMAITKSEQYGVTDIKPWEKAVYEKKVGGAAAPAAATK; from the coding sequence ATGGCAGAAGTACAAGTACAAGAGAAAGGCGGCAAGGGCGGCAAGGTCCGTTCCAAGAAGCAAAGTACCAGAGTCGATATGACTCCGATGGTGGACTTGGGTTTTCTATTGATTACCTTCTTTATGTTCACAACTACATTTAGTAAACCGAACGTTATGGATTTGGGTCTTCCGGCAAAACCGAAAGATGAAAAACAAAAACCACCTCCAACGGAAATTAAACTTTCAAACTCAATTTCTATCTTATTAGGAAAAAATAACAGAGTGTTTTGGCACCAGCAGGATGCAACTTCCCTGAATGACCAGACTCTTATGGAAACTACCCTTGATAGAGAAGGAATTAGAAAAGTAATTCAGCAGGCAAAATCTAGAGCAGCAGATCAAACGAAATTTACCGTGATCATAAAGCCAACTGATGATGCTGTATATAAGAACTTTGTTGATATTCTTGACGAAATGGCTATTACCAAAAGCGAGCAGTACGGGGTTACTGACATCAAGCCTTGGGAAAAAGCGGTTTACGAGAAAAAAGTAGGAGGTGCTGCTGCACCAGCTGCGGCTACAAAGTAA
- the leuS gene encoding leucine--tRNA ligase yields the protein MFYDHQQIEKKWQKYWEENQTYKTSNNTDKPKFYVLDMFPYPSGAGLHVGHPLGYIASDIYARYKRHQGFNVLHPVGYDSFGLPAEQYAIQTGQHPAVTTEQNINRYEEQLKKIGFSFDWSREVRTSDASYYKWTQWIFIQLYHSWYNKNTDKAESIDSLIQHFEQKGTEGLNANQNDELNFTAEEWKNASELDKQDILLNYRLAYRAETTVNWCPALGTVLANDEVKDGKSERGGFPVFQKKMMQWSMRISAYSERLLQGLNTLDWPQPLKDSQEYWIGKSQGAQVQFKVEGHDETVEVFTTRPDTIFGATFMVLAPENPLVETITTDAQKVEVDTYIEETSKKTERDRMSDVKNVSGAFTGSYAVNPFSNEKMPIYISDYVLMGYGTGAVMAVPAHDERDHRFAKKFNLEIKKVVETEEDVQEKSFDSKDSVCVNSDFLNGLHYNEAKAKMISEIETKGIGHGTTNYRQRDAIFSRQRYWGEPVPIYYKDGMPYTLPTSALPLELPEVEKYLPTEDGDPPLGNAKEFAWDEASQKVVATDLIDDKTIFPLELSTMPGWAGSSWYFLRYMDPNDQETFVKKELADYWGQVDLYIGGSEHATGHLLYSRFWNMFLKDRGYISHDEPFQKLINQGMILGMSAFVYRIDGTNQYVSKNLAKDYHTQQIHVDVSLLKGTSDELDTEAFKAWRPDYADAEFILEDGKYITDREVEKMSKSKYNVVNPDDICEEYGADGLRLYEMFLGPLEQSKPWNTQGLSGVYGFLKKFWNLYFNGDVFEVSDEEPAKAEYKVLHTLIKKVVYDIENFSFNTSVSSFMIAVNELQKIKCNKRNILEPLAVIISPYAPHICEELWSLLGHGTSIEFEKFPVLNEEYLVEDEIEYPVSVNGKMKFKISLSAQLSAKEVEDLVISNEKMQQILEGKTPKKIIVVPHRIVNIVI from the coding sequence GTGTTTTACGATCATCAGCAGATAGAAAAAAAGTGGCAGAAATACTGGGAGGAAAATCAAACCTATAAGACCTCTAATAACACAGACAAACCTAAGTTTTATGTACTCGATATGTTTCCGTATCCATCAGGAGCAGGACTTCACGTAGGTCACCCGCTTGGGTATATTGCATCCGATATTTATGCGAGATACAAAAGACACCAGGGGTTTAATGTGCTCCACCCGGTAGGATATGACAGCTTCGGACTTCCTGCTGAGCAATATGCAATCCAGACAGGGCAGCATCCGGCCGTTACTACAGAGCAGAATATCAACAGATACGAGGAGCAGCTGAAAAAAATCGGATTCTCATTCGACTGGAGCAGGGAAGTAAGAACTTCAGACGCTTCTTATTATAAATGGACCCAGTGGATTTTCATCCAGCTGTACCACTCATGGTATAATAAAAATACCGATAAGGCAGAATCTATTGATTCATTAATCCAGCATTTTGAACAAAAAGGAACAGAAGGATTGAATGCCAATCAGAACGACGAATTAAACTTCACAGCAGAAGAATGGAAAAATGCTTCCGAGCTTGATAAGCAGGATATCCTATTAAACTACCGTCTTGCATACAGAGCAGAAACCACTGTAAACTGGTGCCCGGCATTAGGAACCGTATTGGCCAATGATGAGGTGAAAGATGGTAAATCCGAAAGAGGAGGGTTCCCTGTTTTCCAAAAGAAAATGATGCAGTGGAGCATGAGAATTTCTGCCTACTCAGAAAGATTATTACAGGGATTAAATACATTAGACTGGCCGCAGCCGTTGAAAGATTCACAGGAATACTGGATCGGAAAATCCCAGGGAGCACAGGTTCAGTTCAAAGTAGAAGGCCATGACGAAACCGTTGAGGTATTTACTACAAGACCTGATACCATCTTTGGAGCCACCTTTATGGTGTTGGCTCCGGAAAATCCATTAGTGGAAACCATTACTACAGATGCTCAAAAAGTGGAAGTAGATACTTATATTGAAGAAACTTCCAAAAAAACCGAAAGAGACAGAATGTCTGACGTGAAAAACGTGAGTGGAGCTTTCACGGGAAGTTATGCCGTTAATCCGTTCAGCAATGAAAAAATGCCGATCTATATTTCAGACTATGTATTGATGGGATATGGAACAGGGGCGGTGATGGCAGTTCCGGCACACGATGAACGAGACCACAGATTTGCAAAGAAGTTTAATCTTGAAATCAAAAAAGTAGTAGAAACTGAAGAAGATGTTCAGGAAAAATCTTTTGATTCCAAAGATTCCGTTTGTGTAAATTCAGATTTCCTAAACGGATTACACTATAATGAAGCAAAAGCAAAAATGATTTCCGAGATCGAAACGAAAGGTATCGGTCACGGAACTACCAACTACAGACAGCGTGATGCTATTTTCTCAAGACAGCGTTACTGGGGAGAGCCTGTTCCTATATATTATAAGGATGGAATGCCTTACACGTTGCCAACTTCCGCCTTACCATTGGAACTTCCTGAAGTTGAAAAATATTTACCTACAGAAGACGGAGATCCGCCACTGGGAAACGCAAAAGAATTTGCATGGGATGAAGCCAGCCAGAAAGTAGTGGCTACAGACCTTATTGATGACAAAACAATTTTCCCGTTAGAATTATCTACAATGCCGGGCTGGGCAGGAAGCTCATGGTACTTCCTTAGATATATGGATCCTAATGATCAGGAAACTTTTGTTAAAAAAGAATTGGCAGATTACTGGGGACAGGTAGACCTGTATATAGGAGGAAGCGAGCACGCAACCGGGCACTTATTATATTCCCGTTTCTGGAACATGTTCCTGAAAGACAGAGGTTATATCAGCCATGATGAGCCATTCCAGAAACTCATCAACCAGGGAATGATCTTGGGGATGAGTGCATTCGTATACCGGATTGATGGAACGAATCAGTATGTATCTAAAAATTTAGCGAAAGACTACCATACTCAGCAGATCCACGTAGACGTATCCTTATTAAAAGGAACTTCAGATGAATTGGATACCGAAGCCTTCAAAGCATGGAGACCGGATTATGCTGATGCCGAATTTATTCTGGAAGACGGAAAATACATCACAGACCGTGAAGTAGAAAAAATGTCCAAGTCCAAATATAATGTAGTCAATCCTGATGACATCTGTGAAGAGTATGGAGCAGACGGATTAAGATTATATGAAATGTTCCTGGGGCCGTTGGAACAATCCAAGCCTTGGAACACACAAGGGCTTAGCGGAGTATACGGTTTCCTTAAAAAATTCTGGAACCTGTATTTCAATGGAGATGTATTTGAAGTTTCAGATGAAGAACCTGCCAAAGCAGAATACAAAGTTTTACATACCTTAATAAAGAAGGTTGTATATGATATAGAAAACTTCTCATTCAATACCTCCGTATCATCATTTATGATTGCCGTGAATGAGCTACAGAAAATAAAATGCAACAAGCGCAATATTTTAGAACCGCTTGCCGTTATCATTTCTCCATACGCACCTCACATCTGTGAAGAACTATGGAGTTTATTAGGACACGGTACATCTATCGAGTTTGAAAAATTCCCGGTATTGAATGAAGAATATCTGGTAGAAGATGAAATTGAGTATCCGGTAAGTGTCAATGGTAAAATGAAGTTCAAAATTTCACTTTCTGCTCAATTATCTGCTAAGGAAGTGGAAGATTTGGTGATTTCGAACGAGAAAATGCAACAGATTTTGGAAGGGAAAACCCCTAAAAAAATCATTGTAGTCCCTCACCGTATTGTGAATATCGTAATTTAA
- a CDS encoding ExbD/TolR family protein, giving the protein MARVKPKRHGVVTDMTAMCDVAFLLLTFFILTTQFKKPDVEQIKPPSSISEKLLPDASLMTINATPDGKFYFQPVENASERLALLDKMGQKYGITFDNNQKAAFQKVQAIGVPMNQLKGYLDMPADEQKNYKSPTGIPMDSTNKQLIDWVKESLSVNPDYKLAIKGDVTTQYPKVKSLFEGLRDIDFLKFWLITSQEGKPNE; this is encoded by the coding sequence ATGGCGAGAGTCAAACCTAAAAGACATGGAGTCGTAACGGACATGACCGCAATGTGTGACGTTGCGTTCCTACTTCTTACGTTCTTTATCTTGACCACTCAGTTTAAAAAACCTGACGTGGAGCAGATCAAACCGCCATCTTCAATTTCGGAAAAATTGCTTCCTGATGCTAGTTTAATGACTATCAACGCTACTCCGGACGGAAAATTCTATTTCCAGCCCGTAGAAAATGCATCAGAAAGACTTGCTCTTTTGGATAAAATGGGACAAAAGTATGGAATTACTTTTGACAACAACCAAAAAGCCGCTTTCCAGAAAGTTCAGGCAATTGGAGTTCCAATGAACCAGCTTAAAGGTTATTTGGATATGCCTGCAGATGAGCAGAAAAATTATAAGAGTCCTACAGGTATTCCTATGGACAGTACAAATAAGCAATTAATTGACTGGGTAAAAGAAAGTTTAAGCGTTAATCCTGACTACAAGCTAGCCATCAAAGGTGACGTTACAACTCAGTACCCTAAAGTTAAAAGCCTGTTTGAAGGTTTAAGAGATATTGATTTTCTTAAATTTTGGTTGATTACATCACAAGAAGGTAAACCTAACGAATAA
- a CDS encoding DUF1648 domain-containing protein, whose protein sequence is MENMLFTIFDIFNFGWVVFLWGFTIRNYKALPERIPVHFDMQGQADGFGGKPFAFLMPLLALVLYGVFTYGVRYPEGTNFPVEITTQNRGAQFLVMKIGMRLLFLILAVIFMNIQDYIFRCAADEKAKPRISFAAIFLSVVLFTPALLFVAHLFK, encoded by the coding sequence ATGGAAAATATGCTCTTTACAATTTTTGATATTTTTAATTTTGGATGGGTCGTTTTTCTGTGGGGGTTCACCATAAGGAATTACAAGGCGCTGCCGGAGAGAATTCCTGTACATTTTGATATGCAGGGGCAGGCTGATGGATTTGGCGGGAAGCCGTTTGCCTTCCTGATGCCATTGCTCGCCTTAGTTTTATACGGGGTATTTACTTATGGAGTAAGATATCCCGAAGGGACTAATTTTCCGGTAGAAATAACAACCCAGAACAGAGGTGCACAGTTTTTAGTGATGAAAATTGGAATGAGACTTCTCTTTTTAATACTGGCAGTCATTTTTATGAATATTCAGGATTATATATTCAGATGCGCTGCGGACGAAAAAGCCAAGCCAAGAATTTCATTTGCTGCTATCTTTTTATCCGTCGTATTATTTACTCCCGCATTACTTTTTGTAGCCCATCTATTTAAATGA
- a CDS encoding lipocalin-like domain-containing protein: protein MKKLALLFAGLSLFAATGCSDSNDTVLEAPLVGTWQPLKEVVTTVETGEDPVSNTITYTDCQKQTRWWFSVDSKGGKTNWGDTATPGQCAILSDIKFNYTYNKEGKDVQMKIQGVVEPQNAKIITLDNTTLNLAVREETQDPKVFQTRTYTFKRVPQ, encoded by the coding sequence ATGAAGAAATTAGCATTACTATTTGCAGGTTTGTCACTGTTTGCCGCTACAGGATGTAGTGATAGCAATGATACTGTTTTGGAAGCTCCTCTGGTTGGGACCTGGCAACCATTAAAAGAAGTGGTTACTACAGTGGAAACTGGTGAAGATCCTGTTTCTAACACGATTACTTATACAGACTGCCAGAAGCAGACGAGATGGTGGTTCAGTGTAGATTCCAAAGGAGGAAAAACGAACTGGGGAGATACTGCTACACCTGGTCAGTGTGCTATTCTTTCTGATATAAAATTCAATTATACCTATAATAAGGAAGGGAAAGATGTTCAAATGAAAATTCAGGGAGTAGTGGAGCCGCAAAATGCAAAGATTATTACGCTGGATAATACAACACTCAATCTTGCGGTAAGGGAAGAGACTCAGGATCCTAAGGTATTTCAGACAAGAACCTATACTTTCAAAAGAGTTCCGCAATAA
- a CDS encoding MotA/TolQ/ExbB proton channel family protein, translating into MEMNVSKNDEQVVARKAGGLNPAVIIPILFAIGVCIYLFVLGSPGNFKDADKLGSGSVAFSSVEGKDIHPESFLGIIYKGGVIVPILITFMITVIVFSFERYFVLGKAAGKGNLDNFVVQVRSLLNQNKIDEAIEECDRQQGSVGNVVKEGLTTYKALSHDTTLNKEQKMVALNKAIEEATTLEMPMLEKNMMILSTLGTVATLVALLGTVIGMIKAFFALGSGGGTPDAAALSTGISEALINTALGIGTSAIAIILYNFFTSKIDGLTYKIDEISMSIQQSFAEFN; encoded by the coding sequence ATGGAAATGAATGTTTCAAAAAATGATGAGCAAGTAGTTGCTAGAAAGGCAGGAGGTTTAAATCCAGCTGTTATTATTCCTATTCTATTTGCTATAGGAGTATGTATTTATTTATTCGTTCTTGGTAGCCCAGGAAACTTTAAAGATGCAGATAAACTGGGAAGTGGTTCTGTAGCTTTTTCAAGTGTTGAAGGAAAAGACATTCACCCAGAATCGTTCTTAGGTATTATCTACAAAGGAGGGGTTATCGTACCAATCTTGATTACTTTCATGATTACTGTAATCGTTTTCTCTTTTGAAAGATATTTCGTTCTTGGTAAAGCGGCTGGAAAAGGAAACTTAGACAACTTCGTTGTACAGGTAAGAAGCTTACTAAACCAAAACAAAATTGACGAAGCTATCGAAGAGTGTGACAGACAGCAAGGTTCTGTAGGTAACGTAGTAAAAGAAGGTCTTACTACTTACAAAGCACTTTCTCACGATACTACATTAAATAAGGAGCAGAAAATGGTAGCTCTTAACAAAGCGATCGAAGAAGCTACTACTCTTGAGATGCCAATGCTTGAGAAAAACATGATGATCCTTTCTACTTTAGGTACAGTTGCAACGCTAGTAGCACTACTTGGAACCGTAATCGGGATGATCAAGGCATTCTTCGCATTAGGTTCAGGAGGTGGTACTCCGGATGCTGCTGCACTATCTACAGGTATCTCTGAAGCCTTGATCAACACGGCTTTAGGTATTGGTACTTCAGCAATCGCTATTATCCTTTATAACTTCTTTACTTCTAAAATTGACGGATTAACTTATAAGATCGACGAGATCTCTATGAGTATCCAACAATCTTTCGCTGAATTCAACTAA
- a CDS encoding 3-deoxy-D-manno-octulosonic acid transferase: protein MAFIYNILISLLTFGMKVFALFNDKTKKGVEGRKQSLDKVKSAFSKTDKVIWMHAASLGEYEQGLPVLEKLKDNFPQHKILVTFFSPSGYENVIKKKHIADVICYLPFDKKNTVKEFINQFSAELFFTVKYDYWYNLLAELKNRGTKIYVISALFYERQSFFTSYGKWFVRQLQKDVDWFFHQTQFSLALAKSVGLMRSSVTGDTRFDRVKQLRGRDNHVDFIADFIGENKAVIFGSSWQAEEKMAEVISRKNNTAKLIIAPHDLKRVEHLKNLFPDAVLYSEVQNTQSLVSHSQILIIDSIGLLSKLYSYADVAVVGGGFHDAGLHNILEAATFGVPVIFGNHYRKNPEADDLVSANGGKSFPDEYTASEFVLFLLNEENREELAEMSQNAGKFVDEKPDSTQMILQKILS, encoded by the coding sequence ATGGCCTTTATCTATAATATATTGATCAGTCTCCTTACTTTCGGAATGAAGGTTTTCGCATTATTTAATGATAAAACTAAAAAAGGCGTTGAAGGAAGGAAACAGTCCTTGGATAAAGTAAAATCAGCATTTTCAAAAACGGATAAAGTGATCTGGATGCATGCTGCCAGTCTTGGTGAATATGAACAGGGGCTGCCTGTATTGGAAAAGCTTAAAGATAATTTTCCCCAGCACAAAATACTGGTGACATTCTTCTCTCCCTCTGGATATGAAAATGTAATTAAAAAGAAACATATTGCAGACGTGATCTGTTATCTGCCATTCGATAAGAAAAACACAGTAAAAGAATTTATTAACCAATTTTCTGCTGAACTATTTTTTACGGTTAAATATGATTACTGGTACAATCTTCTTGCTGAATTAAAAAATCGGGGAACAAAGATCTATGTAATCTCTGCATTGTTTTATGAGAGGCAATCCTTCTTTACTTCCTATGGTAAATGGTTTGTCAGACAGCTTCAGAAAGATGTAGACTGGTTTTTTCATCAGACCCAGTTCTCATTGGCTCTGGCAAAAAGTGTTGGATTGATGAGGTCTTCGGTGACGGGAGATACAAGATTTGACAGAGTGAAACAACTTCGCGGAAGGGACAATCACGTAGATTTTATTGCAGATTTTATCGGAGAAAATAAAGCGGTAATTTTCGGAAGCTCATGGCAGGCAGAAGAGAAAATGGCAGAAGTAATCTCCCGTAAAAACAATACAGCAAAGCTCATTATAGCGCCTCATGATCTGAAAAGGGTGGAGCATTTGAAAAACCTGTTTCCGGACGCAGTATTATACAGTGAAGTACAAAATACCCAATCTTTGGTTTCCCATTCTCAGATTCTGATCATAGACAGTATTGGGTTATTATCAAAACTCTATTCATACGCAGATGTTGCGGTTGTAGGAGGAGGGTTTCATGATGCAGGTCTCCACAATATTCTGGAAGCAGCTACTTTTGGTGTTCCCGTCATCTTTGGAAATCATTACAGAAAGAATCCGGAAGCTGATGATCTGGTCTCTGCAAATGGAGGAAAATCTTTCCCTGACGAATATACAGCCTCAGAATTCGTATTATTTCTTTTGAATGAAGAGAATAGAGAGGAACTTGCAGAAATGTCTCAGAATGCAGGAAAATTCGTGGATGAAAAACCTGATTCCACCCAAATGATTCTTCAGAAAATTTTATCTTAG